A genome region from Lolium rigidum isolate FL_2022 unplaced genomic scaffold, APGP_CSIRO_Lrig_0.1 contig_5106_1, whole genome shotgun sequence includes the following:
- the LOC124681654 gene encoding uncharacterized protein LOC124681654: MAARYYYNKLYPGRFLNDLVAMDSHTFDRTKYDDIDDKLAYFHVNFRARTPSRENPSSIFFAELSGTEGPEKVRMCIQLDPGEMENCTFCTGILHPRDSFIGCMGPY; encoded by the exons ATGGCAGCACGGTACTATTATAACAAGCTTTATCCT GGCCGGTTCCTCAATGACCTGGTAGCCATGGATAGCCACACCTTCGATCGTACTAAATATGATGACATAGATGATAAATTAGCCTATTTTCATGTCAACTTTAGAGCTAGGACACCATCGAGAGAAAATCCCTCATCGATTTTCTTTGCTGAGCTCAGTGGAACAGAAGGACCTGAGAAAGTCCGCATGTGCATTCAGTTGGACCCAG GTGAAATGGAGAACTGCACATTCTGCACGGGAATTTTGCATCCCCGAGATAGTTTTATTGGCTGTATGGGTCCCTactaa